A window of the Candidatus Poribacteria bacterium genome harbors these coding sequences:
- the infB gene encoding translation initiation factor IF-2, producing the protein MSSPTHPPYDKPVRVYELAKHLDVPNKELIERLKEMGFEVKTHSSTITPEEANRACQEIAGQGAPAPEPVKGKTPEAPSPAPSPAPSKAPPSAPATEPTPTTRETGLKPPIRTIELPRREIVRAAPRRDDAKPEYAVRRPSTSSAAPPTTTQPRYEAAPRTSKPVSQTEKRAPKYTARPAGSAPAEPVARRSDGPTERRVAYSSRDESSSTTRSYHSASSTAAASRSSESSGFSRQRTSREGAPARDGETRRPRPVGGGRGFPPKPGRPGEAPAEGFGRPQPKRLQTRDRDKERERERERERERERDMIARQRPKEDAADGLVLPTRDDIPEIMEGSTVGEMARALEVRPGVLIAELFRMGIVATINQALDMDTLRKLEDPLQFLAAKRPSLEEQLMQSVEEIRDDPEDLVPRAPVVTIMGHVDHGKTSLLDAVRESNVAEREAGNITQHIGAYDVRLPNGRVVFLDTPGHEAFTAMRARGAQVTDVVVLVVAADDGVMPQTVEALNHARAAGVPVVVAINKIDVPNANIDRVKDQLGRLELVPEEWGGSTVFCELSAKQRTGVTELLEYLSLETELLELRANPRRPAIGAVVEAQLDKGRGPVATVLVQNGTLRVGDYFAAGTCDGRVRALIDDLGQRVEEAGPSTPVEVLGFNSVPTAGDRFVVLSEEDARALVASRQQIVRDEKMIQRRRVSLEDLHAQIAQGEVKELNLILKTDVEGSIEAILQALSRLDTQEVKLNVIHQGVGGITETDVMLATASDAIIIGFNVRPTTRAERIARQEEIDVRAYDVIYNVVTDIRAALEGMLEPEVQEQVLGRATVRELFRVPRIGTVAGSYVNNGRIVRGMNLRVVRDNRLIHEGKVDSIRRFKEDVTEVTAGYECGIGLLSFSDLKVDDVLECYTHEEVTRTLGGTPSQERAGNRTA; encoded by the coding sequence GCTCCCGAGCCTGTCAAGGGCAAGACGCCGGAGGCTCCATCGCCCGCGCCATCGCCCGCGCCATCGAAGGCTCCGCCGTCGGCGCCTGCCACGGAACCGACCCCGACGACCCGAGAGACGGGACTGAAGCCCCCTATCCGGACGATCGAGCTGCCCCGCCGCGAGATCGTCCGCGCGGCGCCGCGTCGCGACGACGCCAAGCCTGAGTACGCTGTCCGCCGCCCGTCGACGTCTTCGGCGGCTCCTCCCACGACCACGCAGCCTCGGTACGAGGCAGCGCCGAGAACCAGCAAGCCAGTCTCGCAGACGGAGAAGCGCGCGCCCAAATACACCGCGCGTCCGGCGGGATCGGCGCCCGCCGAGCCCGTGGCGCGACGAAGCGATGGACCCACGGAACGACGCGTCGCCTATTCGAGCCGCGACGAGTCGAGTAGCACGACGCGCTCGTACCATTCGGCGTCATCGACAGCCGCTGCGAGCCGGAGCTCCGAATCGTCGGGGTTCTCGCGTCAGCGGACCAGCCGAGAGGGCGCTCCAGCCCGCGACGGCGAAACGCGGCGGCCTCGTCCCGTTGGAGGAGGCAGGGGATTTCCGCCCAAGCCCGGTCGTCCCGGCGAAGCCCCGGCAGAAGGATTCGGGCGGCCGCAGCCGAAGCGACTGCAGACCCGCGACCGAGACAAGGAACGCGAGCGCGAACGCGAGCGCGAACGCGAGCGCGAACGCGACATGATCGCGCGACAGCGTCCCAAGGAGGACGCTGCCGACGGGCTGGTTCTTCCGACACGCGACGACATCCCGGAGATCATGGAGGGGAGCACCGTCGGCGAGATGGCGCGCGCCCTCGAGGTGCGTCCCGGCGTGTTGATCGCCGAGCTGTTCCGCATGGGCATCGTCGCAACGATCAACCAGGCGCTCGACATGGACACGCTGCGCAAGCTGGAGGACCCGCTGCAGTTCCTGGCGGCGAAGCGCCCCAGCCTCGAAGAGCAGCTCATGCAGAGCGTCGAGGAGATCCGCGACGATCCCGAGGACCTCGTGCCACGCGCTCCGGTCGTCACGATCATGGGACACGTCGATCACGGAAAGACGTCGCTGCTCGACGCCGTGCGGGAATCGAACGTCGCCGAACGCGAAGCCGGAAACATCACGCAGCACATCGGCGCCTACGACGTGCGCCTGCCCAACGGTCGCGTCGTGTTCCTCGATACGCCGGGTCACGAGGCGTTCACGGCGATGCGCGCGCGCGGCGCTCAAGTGACGGACGTCGTCGTGCTGGTCGTGGCGGCGGACGACGGCGTAATGCCGCAGACGGTCGAGGCTCTGAACCATGCGCGAGCAGCCGGCGTGCCAGTCGTCGTCGCGATCAACAAGATCGACGTTCCCAACGCGAACATCGACCGTGTCAAGGACCAGCTCGGAAGACTCGAGCTGGTGCCAGAAGAATGGGGCGGCTCGACGGTGTTCTGCGAGCTGTCGGCGAAGCAGCGCACCGGCGTCACGGAACTGCTGGAATACCTGTCGCTGGAGACGGAGCTCCTCGAGCTCCGCGCGAATCCGAGGCGTCCGGCGATCGGGGCGGTCGTCGAAGCGCAGCTCGACAAGGGACGCGGGCCCGTGGCGACCGTTTTGGTTCAGAACGGGACCCTGCGCGTCGGCGACTACTTCGCGGCGGGAACCTGCGATGGGCGCGTCCGGGCGCTGATCGATGACTTGGGTCAGCGGGTCGAGGAAGCGGGTCCGTCGACGCCGGTCGAAGTGCTGGGCTTCAACAGCGTGCCGACTGCAGGCGACCGGTTCGTGGTCCTGAGCGAGGAGGACGCGCGAGCCCTCGTGGCATCGCGGCAGCAGATCGTCCGCGACGAGAAGATGATCCAGCGCCGCCGCGTCTCGCTGGAAGACCTGCACGCCCAGATCGCCCAGGGCGAGGTCAAGGAGCTGAACCTCATCCTCAAGACGGACGTGGAGGGCTCCATCGAGGCGATCTTGCAGGCGTTGTCTCGCCTAGACACACAGGAAGTCAAGCTGAACGTGATCCATCAGGGCGTCGGAGGCATCACCGAAACCGACGTGATGCTGGCAACGGCGTCGGACGCGATCATCATCGGCTTCAACGTGCGACCGACGACCCGCGCGGAACGGATCGCCCGGCAGGAGGAGATCGACGTCCGCGCCTACGACGTCATCTACAACGTCGTGACCGACATCCGGGCTGCCCTGGAGGGCATGCTGGAACCCGAAGTGCAGGAGCAGGTCCTCGGACGCGCGACGGTGCGCGAGCTGTTCCGCGTGCCTCGCATCGGGACGGTCGCCGGCAGTTACGTGAACAACGGACGGATCGTGCGCGGCATGAATCTGCGGGTCGTCCGCGACAACCGCCTCATCCACGAGGGCAAGGTGGACTCCATCCGCCGGTTCAAGGAAGACGTCACCGAAGTGACGGCTGGGTACGAGTGCGGCATCGGTCTCCTGTCGTTCAGCGACCTGAAGGTCGATGACGTCCTCGAGTGCTACACGCACGAGGAAGTGACGCGAACACTGGGCGGAACCCCGTCTCAGGAGCGCGCCGGGAACCGCACTGCGTAA
- a CDS encoding DUF503 domain-containing protein, translating to MHVGVCTIAFEVHASDSLKAKRQVVRSIKDRVRHRFNVSIAEVGDLDSHTDAELGIAYVSNDVRHLNSVMDKIVNYIEDEFPISVSGVDMELL from the coding sequence ATGCACGTGGGCGTCTGCACGATTGCCTTCGAGGTGCACGCGAGCGACTCGCTGAAGGCGAAGCGGCAGGTCGTTCGGAGCATCAAGGATCGCGTGCGCCACCGGTTCAACGTGTCCATCGCGGAAGTAGGCGACCTGGACAGCCACACCGACGCGGAGTTGGGCATCGCCTACGTCTCCAATGACGTGCGCCACCTCAACAGCGTGATGGACAAGATCGTGAACTACATCGAAGACGAGTTCCCGATCTCCGTGAGCGGCGTCGATATGGAACTCCTGTAG